In a single window of the Geothermobacter hydrogeniphilus genome:
- a CDS encoding bifunctional aconitate hydratase 2/2-methylisocitrate dehydratase, producing the protein MIESYLRHEEERNAQGIPALPLNPEQTAQLCELLQNPPAGKEEFLLNLFVERISPGVDPAAEVKAGFLAEILQGAKSSPLISRSQAIKILGTMIGGYNVQPLISALSDAELADEAACALSGLTYIYDAAAQVLALADSNAAAKKVAESWAAAEWFTSKPAMPETITVKVFKVEGEINTDDFSPAGDAWSRPDIPLHALAMGKTRFPGGIEEIAKWRAEGHQVAFVGDVVGTGSSRKSACNSVLWHIGEDIPAVPNKRRGGVIIGGVIAPIFFNTAQDSGALPLRMDVTKMNMGDIITINTAKGEVTNEAGEVVSTFEIKPNTVPDEFRAGGRIPLIIGRSVTTQAREALGMGEIEIFAKPDNPTPKAGQGFSLAQKMVGRACGVEGVLPGTACEPKMTTVGSQDTTGPMTADELKELACLKFQSPMFMQSFCHTAAYPKPADVKMHQNLPGFIAEREGVALRPGDGVIHSWLNRLLVPDTVGTGGDSHTRFPIGISFPAGSGLVAFAGALGFMPLDMPESVLVRFKGEFNPGITLRDAVNAIPLWAIKQGLMTVPKKNKINVFNGRILEMEGLPNLSVEQAFELTDAAAERSAAAGCIQLSEESVCTYLRSNIALMEKMIEEGYQHADTLRRRIEDVQEWLKAPKLLRADSNAEYAAVIEIDLSEITEPILACPNDPDDVKVLSEVAGTEINDVFLGSCMTNIGHFRAAAEIWRGQKFNPSVRTWVCPPTRMDQAKLKEEAVFSVFSAMGARIEIAGCSLCMGNQARVPDGVTMFSTSTRNFDDRIGNGAKVYLGSAELGAVTSTLGKLPTPAEYLAVYNEKVAPKKDEIYKYLQFDEMDGYGKNA; encoded by the coding sequence ATGATTGAATCCTATCTGCGCCATGAAGAAGAGCGCAATGCGCAGGGTATTCCCGCATTGCCGCTGAATCCCGAACAGACCGCCCAGCTTTGCGAGCTGCTGCAGAATCCGCCGGCCGGCAAGGAGGAGTTTCTGCTGAATCTTTTCGTCGAGCGGATTTCGCCGGGTGTTGATCCGGCGGCTGAAGTCAAGGCCGGGTTCCTTGCCGAAATCCTGCAGGGCGCCAAGTCGTCTCCGTTGATCAGCAGGTCGCAGGCAATCAAGATCCTCGGCACCATGATCGGCGGTTACAATGTCCAACCCCTGATCAGTGCGTTAAGTGATGCTGAACTGGCCGATGAGGCCGCCTGTGCGCTTTCCGGCCTGACCTACATTTACGATGCCGCCGCCCAGGTGCTGGCACTGGCGGACAGCAACGCCGCCGCCAAAAAGGTGGCCGAGTCCTGGGCCGCCGCCGAGTGGTTCACCAGCAAGCCGGCGATGCCCGAAACCATCACCGTCAAGGTCTTCAAGGTGGAAGGTGAAATCAACACCGACGATTTCTCCCCGGCCGGTGACGCCTGGAGCCGTCCCGACATCCCGCTGCATGCTCTGGCGATGGGCAAGACCAGATTCCCCGGCGGCATCGAGGAGATCGCCAAGTGGCGCGCCGAAGGCCATCAGGTTGCTTTTGTCGGTGACGTGGTCGGCACCGGCTCTTCCCGCAAGTCGGCCTGCAACAGCGTTCTCTGGCATATCGGCGAGGATATCCCGGCGGTGCCCAACAAACGTCGCGGCGGGGTGATCATCGGCGGCGTCATTGCCCCGATTTTCTTCAATACCGCCCAGGATTCCGGCGCCCTGCCGTTGCGCATGGATGTCACCAAGATGAACATGGGCGACATCATCACCATCAACACCGCCAAAGGGGAAGTGACCAACGAGGCCGGTGAGGTGGTTTCGACCTTCGAGATCAAGCCGAATACCGTTCCCGACGAATTCCGCGCCGGCGGTCGTATTCCGCTGATCATCGGCCGCAGCGTCACCACCCAGGCGCGGGAGGCGCTCGGCATGGGCGAGATCGAGATCTTCGCCAAGCCGGACAATCCGACCCCGAAGGCGGGCCAGGGTTTTTCGCTGGCGCAGAAGATGGTCGGACGTGCCTGCGGCGTTGAGGGTGTGCTGCCCGGCACCGCCTGTGAGCCGAAGATGACGACTGTCGGTTCCCAGGATACCACCGGCCCGATGACCGCCGACGAACTGAAAGAACTGGCCTGTCTGAAATTCCAGTCGCCGATGTTCATGCAGTCCTTCTGTCACACCGCCGCCTACCCGAAACCGGCCGATGTCAAGATGCACCAGAACCTGCCCGGCTTTATCGCTGAGCGGGAAGGGGTTGCGCTGCGCCCGGGCGACGGCGTCATTCACTCCTGGCTGAATCGGCTGCTGGTTCCCGATACCGTCGGCACCGGTGGTGATTCGCACACCCGGTTCCCGATCGGCATCAGTTTCCCGGCCGGTTCCGGACTGGTTGCCTTCGCCGGCGCCCTCGGTTTCATGCCGCTCGACATGCCGGAATCGGTGCTGGTACGCTTCAAGGGTGAGTTCAATCCCGGCATCACCCTGCGCGACGCGGTCAACGCCATCCCCCTGTGGGCGATCAAGCAGGGGCTGATGACGGTGCCGAAGAAGAACAAGATCAATGTCTTCAACGGCCGCATCCTGGAGATGGAAGGGCTGCCGAACCTCTCCGTCGAGCAGGCTTTCGAGCTGACCGACGCCGCCGCCGAGCGCTCCGCCGCCGCCGGCTGCATCCAGCTCTCCGAAGAGTCGGTCTGCACCTACCTGCGTTCCAACATCGCCCTGATGGAGAAGATGATCGAAGAGGGCTATCAGCACGCCGACACCCTGCGCAGGCGGATTGAGGACGTTCAGGAGTGGCTCAAGGCTCCCAAGTTGCTCAGGGCCGACAGCAATGCCGAGTATGCTGCCGTCATTGAGATCGACCTGTCCGAAATTACCGAGCCGATCCTCGCCTGTCCCAACGACCCGGATGATGTCAAGGTTCTTTCCGAGGTCGCCGGCACCGAAATCAATGATGTCTTCCTCGGTTCCTGCATGACCAATATCGGTCATTTCCGGGCTGCCGCCGAGATCTGGCGTGGTCAGAAATTCAATCCGAGTGTCCGTACCTGGGTCTGTCCGCCGACCCGCATGGACCAGGCCAAGCTCAAGGAAGAGGCCGTTTTCTCGGTTTTCAGCGCCATGGGCGCCCGGATTGAGATTGCCGGCTGTTCACTCTGCATGGGCAACCAGGCGCGGGTTCCGGACGGTGTGACCATGTTCTCGACCTCGACCCGTAACTTCGACGACCGGATCGGCAACGGTGCCAAGGTTTATCTCGGCTCCGCCGAACTCGGCGCCGTCACCTCGACCCTCGGCAAACTGCCGACTCCGGCCGAATATCTCGCCGTCTACAATGAGAAGGTTGCGCCGAAAAAGGATGAAATCTACAAGTACCTGCAGTTTGACGAGATGGACGGCTATGGCAAAAATGCCTGA
- a CDS encoding DNA internalization-related competence protein ComEC/Rec2, whose product MISPLLASLCGGLFLAPFFDLPAWWPALPTFLVVVSLVARRQRLAPWLLCLALGTAAPLLYQHALNPPAESNDLRRLADGKPHILSARLLRSSRNSRGRWTFDLDQVVLHDQGNRSCRGHLRLYVDNLEQGPPPGSRVQFRSRLRRPRQFGMPGEFNYPRHLASQGIRVTGYLHDGTGLVRWADNGSRGWRQRLAGNRQAAANWLDQLLPATQAPLVKALLLGDRSDFSPQLRDRISRTGLAHLLAISGLHLGLLAWLLYQLGLFLYRRSIRLLLWQAPARVLPALLILPLTLYTFYTGEALSTWRALLMFSLAALLLLRGERQRPLDLLQLVLLCLLLVQPLAFYEPGLQLSAAGVGGILLLVPRWKRFTVCLPRPARKIIDVPLATLAATLTTAPLVGLHFHQFIPAGLVSNLFAIPLIGFVALPVGLAGLLGHLLQLPGSDQAAGLAGRLLQVTLDMGEQVSRWPLLSPSPWFPDPWQLAAGLALILAIVFFSHGRRRTGFALLAGSLLLLNPALVSPPNSLTVTAFAVGQGESLLLTRADGSRILIDGGGLRSRSFDVGERLLAPALGWLGIHRLDAVILTHPHPDHHRGLAAVLKKIPVRRFISALTSDRLPAEISAALQPPTEVVTLAPGWHQATIPAREPLRIWVPRQDAKSTNDRSLVLYQEVGNDGVLFTGDLETGGIHRLLGTLPKSRITLLKLPHHGSRHSAPKALFERINPQLALVSAGFHNSYKLPSTVVVDLYRKRGVPLLRTDLMHTVRCRSDGHSWTAQFWSRGRFSSHPPENSDRVAR is encoded by the coding sequence GTGATTTCCCCGCTGCTGGCCAGCCTCTGCGGTGGTCTGTTCCTGGCCCCGTTCTTCGACCTGCCCGCATGGTGGCCGGCACTGCCGACGTTCCTCGTTGTCGTCAGCCTGGTCGCCCGCCGACAGAGATTGGCCCCCTGGTTGCTCTGCCTGGCCCTGGGCACCGCCGCCCCCCTCCTCTATCAACACGCCCTGAATCCACCTGCGGAAAGCAACGATCTGCGCCGGCTGGCCGACGGGAAGCCGCACATCCTTTCCGCCCGGCTGCTGCGCAGCAGTCGTAACAGCCGGGGGCGCTGGACCTTCGATCTCGACCAGGTGGTTCTCCACGACCAGGGCAATCGCAGCTGTCGTGGGCATCTGCGGCTTTACGTCGACAACCTGGAACAAGGCCCGCCGCCGGGGTCACGGGTGCAGTTCAGGAGCCGCCTGCGCCGCCCGCGCCAGTTCGGCATGCCCGGTGAATTCAACTATCCACGCCACCTGGCAAGCCAGGGCATCCGGGTCACCGGCTACCTGCACGACGGAACCGGCCTGGTGCGCTGGGCCGACAACGGTTCCCGCGGCTGGCGACAGCGCCTGGCCGGCAACAGACAGGCCGCGGCGAACTGGCTTGACCAGCTGCTGCCGGCAACGCAGGCACCTCTGGTCAAGGCGCTGCTGCTCGGCGACCGCAGTGACTTTTCTCCCCAACTGCGCGACCGCATCAGCCGCACCGGCCTGGCCCACCTGCTGGCGATCTCCGGCCTTCATCTCGGTTTGCTGGCCTGGCTGCTCTACCAGCTCGGCCTCTTCCTCTACCGCCGCTCGATCCGGCTGCTGCTCTGGCAGGCTCCGGCCCGGGTGCTGCCGGCCCTGCTGATTCTTCCGCTTACGCTCTATACCTTCTACACCGGCGAAGCCCTCTCCACCTGGCGGGCCCTGCTGATGTTCAGCCTGGCGGCGCTGCTGCTCCTCAGGGGCGAACGCCAACGCCCCCTCGATCTGCTGCAACTGGTCCTGCTCTGCCTGCTGCTGGTACAACCGCTTGCGTTCTACGAACCCGGCCTGCAGCTTTCGGCAGCCGGGGTCGGCGGCATCCTGCTGCTGGTACCGCGCTGGAAGAGGTTCACCGTCTGCCTGCCGCGCCCGGCCCGGAAGATTATTGATGTTCCTCTGGCCACCCTGGCGGCTACCCTGACGACCGCCCCCCTGGTCGGACTCCACTTTCACCAGTTCATTCCCGCCGGTCTGGTCAGCAACCTGTTCGCCATCCCCCTGATCGGCTTTGTCGCTCTGCCGGTCGGACTGGCGGGCCTGCTGGGGCACCTGCTGCAGCTGCCCGGCAGCGACCAAGCCGCCGGACTTGCGGGCCGACTGCTGCAGGTCACCCTGGACATGGGGGAACAGGTCAGTCGCTGGCCGCTGCTCTCCCCGTCCCCCTGGTTTCCTGACCCCTGGCAGCTGGCTGCCGGTCTGGCACTGATCCTGGCCATCGTCTTCTTCAGCCATGGTCGACGGCGAACCGGATTCGCCCTGCTGGCCGGCAGCCTGCTGCTCCTGAACCCGGCCCTGGTCTCCCCCCCGAACAGCCTTACCGTGACCGCGTTCGCTGTCGGCCAGGGGGAGTCGCTGTTGTTGACCCGAGCGGACGGAAGCCGGATCCTGATCGACGGCGGCGGGCTGCGCAGCCGGTCCTTCGATGTCGGTGAGCGCCTGCTGGCACCGGCTCTCGGCTGGCTCGGCATCCACCGGCTCGATGCCGTCATCCTGACCCATCCCCATCCGGACCACCATCGAGGCCTGGCGGCGGTCCTGAAAAAAATCCCGGTGCGACGTTTCATCTCGGCCCTGACCAGCGACCGGCTGCCGGCTGAAATCTCTGCCGCACTGCAGCCGCCAACCGAAGTCGTGACCCTGGCACCAGGCTGGCACCAGGCAACAATCCCCGCACGGGAGCCGTTGCGCATCTGGGTTCCGCGGCAGGATGCAAAATCGACCAATGATCGATCCCTGGTTCTCTACCAGGAGGTCGGCAACGACGGCGTTCTTTTTACCGGCGACCTGGAGACCGGCGGCATTCACCGCCTGCTCGGAACTCTGCCGAAGTCCCGCATCACCCTGCTGAAACTGCCCCACCACGGCAGCCGGCACTCCGCGCCGAAAGCGTTGTTCGAACGGATCAATCCGCAACTGGCCCTGGTTTCGGCCGGGTTCCATAACAGTTACAAACTGCCCAGTACCGTCGTGGTCGATCTCTACCGGAAGCGCGGCGTACCGCTGCTGCGCACCGATCTGATGCATACGGTCCGCTGCCGCAGCGACGGCCACAGCTGGACGGCGCAATTCTGGTCGCGGGGACGGTTCAGTTCACACCCACCCGAGAATTCGGACCGAGTCGCGCGTTGA
- a CDS encoding GGDEF domain-containing response regulator has protein sequence MPGPTVLVVDDELFFRRLYAEILTEDGYLVETVESGDAALGRIRQGGIDLVLTDMIMPGLDGLEVLRQARAMENPADVILATGHATLETAIQALKNGARDYLIKPFNPEELRHLVRTCLEQRRLLDENGLLKSQIRLFQKGQSLAGILEIERLLAQTVVSLSKEIGPSRGFAFLGNGNKVERLFGCQQIEELQAKSLAESLRGHFADLNQPRILTSGDIPPGIDWPPDVRDCCLFPLRSQKTIKGMLVLVNAEGQTLPDPLPQENLHFLAEQAGIAFDNAYRYQGARELIYTDDLTGLYNQRYLDIVLEQEIRRSERYGLEFSIIFLDIDHFKTVNDTHGHLSGSKALKEVAGLLRKCIREVDVPFRYGGDEFTALLVETGLEGAPVVAERVRRTIEQHIFLAELGQDFKLTASVGYATYPKDAQDKRAVLELADKAMYLGKKVRNVTRSAGDLDR, from the coding sequence ATGCCGGGCCCGACTGTTCTGGTGGTTGATGATGAGCTCTTTTTTCGCCGCCTCTATGCTGAAATTCTGACTGAAGACGGGTACTTGGTGGAAACCGTCGAATCGGGTGATGCCGCGCTGGGCCGTATCCGCCAGGGAGGCATCGACCTGGTACTGACCGATATGATCATGCCCGGTCTCGACGGCCTGGAAGTCCTGCGTCAGGCCCGCGCCATGGAAAATCCAGCCGATGTTATTCTCGCCACCGGCCACGCCACCCTTGAAACAGCTATCCAGGCCCTGAAAAACGGTGCCCGCGACTACCTGATCAAACCCTTCAACCCGGAAGAACTCAGGCACCTGGTAAGAACCTGTCTTGAACAACGCCGACTGCTGGATGAAAACGGTCTGCTGAAAAGCCAGATTCGACTGTTCCAGAAGGGACAATCTCTGGCCGGCATCCTGGAAATCGAGCGACTCCTCGCCCAGACCGTTGTCTCTCTGTCCAAGGAAATCGGTCCCAGTCGGGGGTTTGCCTTCCTCGGCAACGGCAACAAGGTCGAAAGACTTTTCGGCTGCCAGCAGATCGAAGAACTTCAGGCCAAATCCCTGGCCGAATCCCTGCGCGGGCACTTTGCCGACCTCAACCAGCCACGTATCCTGACCTCCGGAGATATCCCGCCAGGTATCGACTGGCCGCCGGACGTCCGCGACTGCTGCCTTTTCCCGTTGCGCAGCCAGAAAACGATCAAGGGGATGCTGGTTCTGGTCAATGCCGAGGGCCAGACTCTGCCGGATCCGCTACCGCAGGAAAACCTCCATTTTCTCGCCGAACAGGCGGGGATCGCCTTCGACAACGCCTATCGCTACCAGGGGGCGCGGGAACTGATCTATACCGATGACCTGACCGGGCTCTACAACCAGCGCTACCTTGATATCGTCCTCGAACAGGAGATCCGCCGTTCCGAACGCTACGGCCTCGAATTTTCGATCATCTTTCTCGACATCGACCATTTCAAGACCGTCAACGACACCCACGGTCATCTCTCGGGCAGCAAAGCTCTGAAAGAGGTGGCCGGGCTGTTGCGCAAATGCATCCGCGAGGTGGATGTTCCCTTCCGCTACGGCGGCGATGAATTTACCGCGCTGCTTGTCGAAACCGGCCTCGAAGGGGCACCCGTTGTTGCGGAACGGGTGCGTCGCACCATTGAGCAACACATCTTCCTGGCTGAACTCGGACAGGATTTCAAACTCACCGCAAGTGTCGGCTATGCCACGTACCCGAAAGACGCCCAGGACAAAAGAGCGGTTCTCGAACTGGCTGACAAGGCCATGTACCTCGGCAAAAAGGTCCGTAACGTAACCCGCAGCGCGGGCGACCTCGATCGTTGA
- a CDS encoding tetratricopeptide repeat protein → MLRISGFCLLFLLLAGPPLPAVETAPSSLAEKTIQRYRQALTVDPDNLSLHYYLGVSLLIEGRDRDAITEFRSAYPGFSDSVEANYNFALAYSRLGDADSALLYLERAEDLGADKQPDLFPLTNLYFNLALIYIDTDQPADAIRLLHRVITRSENATEARRLLGDLYLGQGQPDKAAEQWKKVLTEQPDDNIARTALYSIRFNKGLKALGTKQPDAARQFFLQARELEPDSALCGYYLGYLAYQRQDYPAAIDLLTRSAATIPDDMQSSLTAMVYNSAAALLDAGEPEKARPAADFLGRSPDTETQAHYLTGNIHLALKQYPQAREQYLQVLEHDPTHVGANLNLQKADQGASETYFQQGRALYRQGNLPAAIRKLEAALRINPGHGMARSYLDQSRQDLQTESSRRFAAGQEALQAGQPRLALETIRQGLDLTPANAAGLKLEQQALAALEKQIRTLLADAASLKQAGSNREAGDIYRQVLQLEPDNTAARGGMADLEQQRKIEVDNLIDKGERALEDGQLSEARRVYQQALTISPQNRAANAGLERTEALVSSLVSEELHWARRARQAGQFSVARRHYRKALQLKPSPQLKAELVEMEKTADRKVGKLLKAAYAASEAGQLNKARTLLAKAEAVAPNDRTIADRRRELETDIALRVRRNLATATAQDSTGQYQAALTSYRRVLDLDPGNPQAVSGLKQSRKALSGQLRELVAKATRAIDQGDYTTAAGALEKARGIDPYDTAAGKQLQRLKTIRKEGLEPEDAQQLYLEGIELYTSGHYRDAITRWQQVLTLQPQHEKARLNIEKAERKLAQLKAFSNG, encoded by the coding sequence ATGTTAAGGATATCCGGCTTCTGCCTGTTGTTTCTGCTGCTGGCGGGCCCGCCCCTTCCGGCTGTCGAAACCGCCCCCTCATCCCTCGCCGAAAAAACCATTCAACGCTATCGACAGGCCCTCACGGTCGATCCGGACAATCTGTCGCTGCATTATTATCTGGGAGTCTCCCTGCTGATCGAGGGACGCGACCGGGATGCAATTACGGAATTTCGCTCCGCCTATCCTGGATTCTCCGATTCGGTTGAGGCAAATTACAATTTCGCCCTCGCCTACAGCCGTCTCGGTGACGCCGACAGTGCCCTGCTCTATCTCGAACGCGCCGAAGATCTCGGAGCGGACAAACAACCCGACCTCTTCCCGCTGACCAATCTCTACTTCAATCTCGCTCTTATCTACATCGACACCGATCAGCCCGCGGACGCGATCCGCCTGCTGCACCGCGTCATCACCCGTTCAGAAAACGCGACCGAGGCGCGCCGCCTGCTCGGCGACCTCTATCTCGGACAGGGGCAGCCGGACAAGGCCGCCGAACAATGGAAGAAAGTTCTGACCGAACAACCCGATGACAACATTGCCCGCACCGCCCTCTACAGTATCCGTTTCAACAAAGGGCTCAAGGCACTGGGAACAAAACAGCCTGACGCCGCCCGTCAATTCTTTCTCCAGGCCCGGGAACTCGAACCCGACAGTGCCCTGTGCGGCTACTATCTCGGCTATCTCGCCTACCAGCGCCAGGACTACCCGGCCGCCATCGACCTGTTAACCCGATCCGCGGCAACGATCCCGGACGATATGCAGAGCAGCCTGACCGCCATGGTCTATAACAGCGCGGCCGCCCTGCTGGATGCCGGTGAACCCGAAAAAGCGCGGCCGGCGGCCGATTTCCTGGGCCGGTCGCCCGATACCGAAACCCAGGCCCACTACCTGACCGGCAATATCCACCTGGCCCTGAAACAGTATCCACAGGCCCGCGAACAGTACCTGCAGGTCCTCGAACATGACCCGACCCATGTCGGCGCCAATCTCAACCTGCAGAAAGCCGACCAGGGCGCCTCGGAAACTTATTTCCAGCAGGGCCGCGCGCTGTATCGTCAGGGAAACCTGCCGGCGGCGATCAGAAAACTGGAAGCCGCCCTACGCATCAATCCGGGACACGGCATGGCCCGCTCCTATCTCGACCAGAGCCGTCAGGACCTGCAAACAGAAAGTTCGCGCCGGTTTGCCGCCGGGCAGGAAGCCCTGCAGGCCGGTCAGCCGCGACTGGCCCTGGAAACCATCCGGCAGGGACTCGACCTGACACCGGCAAATGCAGCCGGTCTGAAACTTGAGCAACAGGCTCTGGCCGCACTGGAGAAACAGATCAGAACCCTGCTGGCCGATGCGGCCAGCCTGAAACAGGCCGGGTCGAATCGTGAAGCGGGCGATATTTACCGTCAGGTGCTGCAACTCGAACCGGACAATACCGCAGCCCGCGGCGGGATGGCTGACCTGGAGCAGCAACGCAAGATCGAAGTGGACAACCTGATTGACAAAGGAGAGCGGGCGCTTGAGGACGGACAGCTGAGTGAGGCCCGTCGTGTTTACCAACAGGCCCTGACCATCTCCCCGCAAAACCGGGCTGCCAATGCCGGCCTCGAACGTACCGAAGCGCTGGTCAGTTCACTGGTCTCCGAGGAGTTGCACTGGGCCAGGCGAGCCCGCCAGGCGGGACAATTTTCAGTGGCGCGCCGCCATTACCGGAAAGCCCTGCAGCTCAAACCGAGCCCGCAGTTAAAGGCAGAATTGGTCGAGATGGAAAAAACGGCAGACCGGAAGGTCGGCAAACTGCTGAAAGCCGCCTATGCCGCAAGTGAAGCCGGTCAACTGAACAAGGCCCGCACCCTGCTCGCCAAAGCCGAAGCGGTGGCGCCGAACGACAGGACCATCGCCGATCGCCGCCGGGAGCTGGAAACCGATATCGCGTTACGTGTCCGCAGAAACCTGGCAACCGCCACCGCACAGGATTCCACCGGTCAATACCAGGCCGCGCTGACCAGCTACCGCCGGGTGCTGGATCTGGATCCGGGCAACCCGCAGGCGGTCTCCGGCCTCAAGCAGAGCCGCAAGGCACTCTCCGGACAACTCCGCGAGCTGGTCGCCAAAGCCACCCGGGCCATTGATCAGGGTGACTACACGACCGCCGCCGGGGCCCTGGAAAAAGCCCGCGGCATTGACCCCTACGACACCGCCGCCGGGAAACAGCTGCAGCGCCTGAAAACGATTCGGAAAGAGGGACTGGAACCGGAAGATGCCCAGCAACTCTATCTGGAAGGCATCGAACTTTATACCAGCGGCCACTACCGGGATGCCATCACCCGCTGGCAACAGGTCCTGACCCTGCAGCCGCAACATGAAAAAGCCCGTCTCAACATTGAAAAAGCCGAGCGCAAGCTGGCCCAGCTCAAGGCGTTCAGCAATGGCTGA
- a CDS encoding adenylate/guanylate cyclase domain-containing protein, with product MADTGLFASLRFKFALLLALFGGLLMLSVVVLLEQNIRHSLYRENIDKGLGIARAIAFNAEDPLLTGDDLYLFSAVKNARKAPGIDYALVVDLKGKIRAADDVSRVGRDFTSSPRNEVVKQGDRYRVIRIIGSRDAVLDLQVPVYSVAETPVLLGEIHLGLSETPIRNEILAMRYRMALLALVALFAGSIAAFILAGFSIRPVLALVKGVKAIGEGNLDQHIDLKRRDEIGVLTTAFNDMAASLREKEFIKNTFERYLSKPLTRIILEHRDDIKLGGEEKEVSILFSDIRRFTTLAERLPPAQILELLNAYFTTMIDIVVDNEGMVDKLMGDSVMALFGAPISLGNDPLRAVQCALDMQRAVIDFNRAQTEKGLPALEMGIGINTGPVVAGNIGSARRMEYTVIGDNVNVAARLQGLAGPGEILISAATWERVRDQVEATAMPPMTLKGKEHPVDVYRVNRLRFTAEGEAG from the coding sequence ATGGCTGATACCGGTCTCTTCGCCAGCCTGCGCTTCAAGTTCGCCCTGCTGCTGGCACTTTTCGGTGGCCTGCTGATGTTGTCCGTGGTCGTGCTGCTGGAACAGAATATCCGCCACTCTCTCTACCGGGAAAATATCGACAAAGGACTCGGCATTGCCCGGGCGATTGCCTTCAATGCCGAAGACCCGCTGCTGACCGGAGATGACCTGTATCTCTTTTCGGCGGTCAAAAATGCCCGCAAGGCTCCCGGCATCGATTACGCGCTGGTGGTCGATCTCAAAGGAAAAATCCGCGCCGCCGATGACGTGAGCAGGGTCGGCAGGGACTTCACGTCCAGTCCGCGAAATGAAGTCGTCAAGCAGGGCGACCGCTACCGGGTGATCCGTATTATCGGCAGCAGAGATGCCGTTCTTGACCTGCAGGTTCCGGTCTACTCGGTGGCAGAAACCCCGGTGCTGCTGGGGGAGATACACCTCGGCCTGTCTGAAACCCCCATCCGCAATGAAATCCTCGCCATGCGTTACCGCATGGCGCTGCTGGCCCTGGTGGCACTCTTCGCCGGTTCAATCGCCGCCTTTATTCTCGCCGGATTTTCCATTCGCCCGGTGCTGGCCTTGGTCAAGGGGGTCAAGGCCATCGGCGAAGGCAATCTCGATCAGCACATTGACCTGAAGCGGCGCGACGAAATCGGCGTCCTGACCACGGCGTTCAACGACATGGCCGCCAGCCTGCGGGAAAAAGAGTTCATCAAGAACACCTTTGAACGCTACCTCAGCAAACCTCTGACCCGGATCATTCTCGAACATCGGGATGACATCAAGCTCGGCGGGGAAGAAAAAGAGGTCAGCATCCTCTTTTCAGACATCCGCCGCTTCACCACCCTTGCCGAACGGCTCCCGCCGGCACAGATTCTCGAATTGCTGAACGCCTACTTCACCACAATGATCGACATCGTCGTCGACAACGAAGGCATGGTCGACAAACTGATGGGCGACTCGGTCATGGCCCTGTTCGGTGCTCCGATCAGCCTCGGCAACGATCCGCTGAGGGCGGTGCAGTGCGCCCTCGATATGCAGCGCGCGGTGATCGATTTCAACCGCGCGCAGACGGAAAAGGGGTTGCCGGCCCTGGAAATGGGTATCGGCATCAATACCGGCCCGGTGGTCGCCGGCAACATCGGCTCGGCCCGGCGGATGGAATATACGGTCATCGGGGACAACGTCAACGTCGCCGCCCGCCTGCAGGGATTGGCAGGGCCCGGTGAAATCCTCATCTCGGCCGCGACCTGGGAGAGGGTGCGGGACCAGGTGGAGGCGACCGCCATGCCGCCGATGACCTTGAAAGGCAAGGAGCACCCGGTTGATGTCTACCGTGTCAACAGACTGCGATTTACCGCCGAGGGCGAAGCCGGTTGA